The proteins below come from a single Benincasa hispida cultivar B227 chromosome 4, ASM972705v1, whole genome shotgun sequence genomic window:
- the LOC120075248 gene encoding centromere protein V: MASELVVHNGGCHCKKVRWQVEAPASVVAWDCNCSNCFMRANTHFIVPLERFKLLGDSSNFISTYTFGSHTAKHTFCKVCGITSFYHPRSNPDGVAITFKCVDPGTLTHVEIRKFDGSNWEASYDHTGIASFSKFENTRSFKGKDRNNARKESY, encoded by the exons ATGGCATCTGAGTTGGTTGTGCATAATGGTGGATGCCACTGCAAGAAAGTAAGATGGCAAGTTGAAGCACCTGCCAGTGTTGTAGCTTGGGATTGCAACTGTTCCAATTGCTTCATGAGGGCCAATACGCATTTTATTGTACCTTTGGAACGGTTCAAGCTTTTAGGAGATTCTAGCAACTTTATTTCTACCTATACCTTTGGTTCTCACACTGCAAAACATACCTTCTGCAAAGTTTGTGGCATTACCTCATTTTACCATCCACGCTCAAATCCAGATGGAGTTGCAATTACTTTCAAATGTGTTGATCCTGGAACATTGACCCATGTTGAGATTAGGAAGTTTGATGGGAGCAACTGGGAAGCTTCTTATGATCACACAGGCATTGCTTCATTCTCAAAGTTTGAGAACACAA GGTCGTTCAAAGGAAAAGATAGAAACAATGCTCGTAAGGAGTCCTATTGA